The Tistrella mobilis genome window below encodes:
- the lptF gene encoding LPS export ABC transporter permease LptF, translating into MPGSMPLATRYLFRQLLLPALAITAGLAAVVWLTQSVRFLDLIVNRGLSALVFVQLTILLLPTFLTIIMPIALFCAVVTVYSRLISDRELVVLRAAGLGPWALIRPAMMLAGVFALIGYLLSLYIVPTFTRDFRELQISIRSDVAAVLLQEGRFNSPVPGLTVFVRERLPSGELAGILVQDERNKAIPVTMMAARGGLVATDTGQRIVLVDGNRQERSPDGRVSFLYFDRYTVDLALVAGDVSPGTRDRRERYLSQLLNPEAGISERFRGELRSELHQRLAWPLYNLAFTLIALGPLLAGEFSRRSRWTRVAVAAAAMIAVQLAGIMLTSALVTAPIAAVPLYLSILGAAATALWLMLGRRPQRIPPRAPDRATEKAQA; encoded by the coding sequence ATGCCGGGTTCCATGCCGCTTGCCACCCGCTATCTGTTCAGACAGCTGCTGCTGCCGGCGCTCGCCATCACCGCCGGCCTTGCCGCCGTGGTCTGGCTGACGCAGTCCGTGCGGTTCCTGGACCTGATCGTCAATCGCGGCCTCTCGGCACTGGTCTTCGTTCAGCTCACCATCCTGCTGCTGCCCACCTTCCTGACCATCATCATGCCGATCGCATTGTTCTGTGCGGTGGTGACGGTCTATTCCCGGCTGATTTCGGACCGGGAGCTGGTGGTTCTGCGCGCCGCCGGTCTGGGGCCATGGGCGCTGATCCGGCCGGCGATGATGCTGGCCGGCGTTTTCGCGCTGATTGGCTATCTGCTGTCGCTTTATATCGTCCCGACCTTCACGCGGGACTTCCGCGAACTGCAGATCTCCATCCGCAGCGATGTGGCCGCCGTGTTGCTCCAGGAAGGGCGGTTCAACTCGCCCGTGCCGGGGCTGACGGTCTTTGTGCGCGAGCGTCTGCCTTCAGGGGAACTGGCCGGCATCCTGGTCCAGGATGAGCGCAACAAGGCGATACCTGTAACGATGATGGCGGCAAGAGGCGGCCTGGTCGCCACCGACACCGGCCAACGGATCGTGCTGGTCGATGGCAACCGGCAGGAGCGCAGCCCCGACGGACGGGTGAGCTTCCTCTATTTCGACCGCTACACCGTGGATCTGGCGCTGGTTGCGGGCGACGTATCGCCCGGCACGCGGGACAGGCGCGAACGCTATCTGTCGCAGCTTCTGAACCCCGAGGCCGGCATTTCAGAGAGGTTTCGCGGCGAATTGCGCAGCGAGCTGCATCAGCGTCTGGCCTGGCCGCTCTACAATCTCGCCTTCACCCTGATTGCACTCGGCCCACTGCTTGCCGGCGAATTCTCCCGCCGCAGTCGCTGGACCAGGGTGGCGGTGGCGGCGGCCGCGATGATCGCCGTGCAACTTGCAGGCATCATGTTGACCTCGGCGCTCGTTACGGCGCCCATCGCCGCGGTCCCGCTCTATCTTTCGATTCTCGGCGCCGCAGCCACTGCCCTCTGGCTCATGCTGGGCCGCCGGCCGCAGCGGATTCCACCCCGAGCCCCCGATAGGGCGACGGAGAAGGCCCAGGCATGA
- the lptG gene encoding LPS export ABC transporter permease LptG — MTQPSSNSGRVRAGRAPSTPRRHASATLSLYLARHMLSSVGLVLAVVMGLVLVVDLIELLRRAAGDDVPVTTLIGMAILKNPFQLQRIAPFAVLIGGMITFSRLTRTNELVVARAAGVSVWQFMAPPVGVALLLGAFLVAVFNPLAAMMTSRYESLDARYIGGRSSLLSVGPGGLWLRERLDGAPVVIHATRMAAAGTDLGNVTIFRYGPDETFRDRIDAARATLGNQVWHIENAVVSAPDRMPERAETLEQATQMTREQILDSFANPETMSFWALPGFIAQLRDAGFSALQHRLYWHSVLALPLLMMAMVIISATFGLRFTRRGGAGITIAGGVFTGFLLYFLTGVVYALGQSGGLPVVLAAWTPAGVAALFGIATLLHLEDG; from the coding sequence ATGACGCAACCCTCATCCAATAGCGGCCGTGTGCGGGCGGGCCGGGCACCGTCAACCCCGCGCCGGCATGCGTCGGCCACGCTCAGTCTCTACCTCGCCCGTCATATGTTGAGTTCGGTGGGGTTGGTGCTGGCCGTGGTGATGGGGCTGGTGCTTGTCGTCGATCTGATCGAACTGCTGCGCCGTGCCGCCGGTGATGATGTGCCGGTCACGACGCTGATCGGCATGGCGATCCTCAAGAACCCGTTCCAATTGCAGAGGATCGCCCCCTTTGCGGTCCTGATCGGCGGGATGATAACCTTCTCGCGCCTCACCCGCACCAATGAGCTGGTGGTGGCACGGGCGGCGGGCGTATCCGTCTGGCAGTTCATGGCACCGCCGGTCGGCGTGGCACTGCTGCTGGGCGCGTTCTTGGTTGCCGTCTTCAACCCGCTCGCCGCCATGATGACATCCAGGTACGAATCGCTCGACGCCCGCTATATCGGCGGCCGCAGCAGTCTTCTGTCGGTCGGCCCCGGCGGTCTGTGGCTGCGCGAGCGGCTGGACGGCGCGCCGGTGGTGATCCATGCCACCCGCATGGCCGCGGCGGGCACCGACCTCGGCAATGTCACGATCTTCCGCTACGGGCCGGACGAGACCTTCCGCGACCGTATCGATGCTGCGCGCGCGACGCTGGGCAATCAGGTCTGGCATATCGAGAACGCCGTCGTCTCAGCGCCCGACCGGATGCCGGAACGCGCAGAGACCCTGGAACAGGCGACTCAGATGACGCGCGAGCAGATTCTGGACAGTTTCGCCAATCCTGAGACCATGTCGTTCTGGGCGCTGCCGGGTTTCATCGCGCAGCTCAGGGATGCAGGCTTTAGTGCGCTGCAGCATCGGCTCTACTGGCACTCCGTCCTCGCCCTGCCATTGCTGATGATGGCCATGGTCATCATCTCCGCAACTTTCGGCCTGCGCTTCACCCGCAGGGGCGGTGCCGGCATCACCATTGCCGGAGGTGTCTTCACCGGCTTCCTGCTGTATTTCCTTACGGGCGTGGTCTATGCTCTCGGCCAATCCGGAGGCCTGCCGGTGGTGCTGGCCGCCTGGACTCCGGCCGGCGTTGCGGCGCTGTTCGGCATAGCGACCCTGTTGCATCTGGAGGACGGCTAG
- a CDS encoding LPS-assembly protein LptD, translated as MVAGPASTRRRRSTLDRLRADLLAAAAIVVLSALPDPARAQALPSLASDEPILLQADEVEYARELELVIARGNVEVAQGDRIVRADSLTYNRRDGIVTAQGNVAMVEPDGSVMFASYAQLDEGFAKGIARDLKARLADQTLLVAAGSTREGRFTQMDKAAYTACELCEDKPDRPALWQIKADKVTHDEQTRDIVYRDATLELLGVPIAYTPYFSHPDPTVDRRSGMLAPTYRSNSTLGSRIDIPYHIVIDPTTDATITPMWTTDQGSGLSAEYRRALDNGAYSLEGMIADATDDVARDNVRGYIAGRGRFDLNDTWRWGFDGIWAGDDTVLRVYDITNRETLTSTLYAEELNGRDYAQIAGYWFQGLRNTQRQSELPTALPMAQWSRLGAPGTAPLGGQWRMESSFAGLSRQDGTDSYRATVGGGWNRSYIGGEGGIYTLTANLRGDGYVVDDLTEDGRSFNGTAGRILPEIALDWRLPMVRSDGETRQMIEPIVMGVISPYGGNSWKIPNEDSRDFEFDETNLFSTQRFSGYDRVEGGPRVSYGLRVGHYTGDGGQITGLVGQSLRARADDTFAPGSGLEDKVSDYVGRVVVTPGPNLDLYYRFRFDKDTLEPRRTDLGAAWIVDRASFDLSYTLLRADEREVTDDYTDREEVYFSAGYDITDDYKIFGSLRRDLENDRSISHGAGFAVDLENCLYIVSEVRRSFSRDRDIQPSTDVLVRVVLRTLGGTY; from the coding sequence TTGGTCGCCGGACCTGCTTCCACCCGCCGCCGCCGCTCCACGCTCGATCGCTTGCGCGCCGATCTCCTGGCCGCAGCCGCCATCGTCGTGTTGAGCGCCCTGCCTGATCCGGCACGTGCCCAGGCCCTGCCCTCTCTTGCGTCCGACGAGCCGATCCTGCTTCAGGCGGACGAGGTCGAGTATGCGCGCGAGCTGGAGCTCGTGATCGCACGCGGCAATGTCGAAGTCGCCCAGGGCGACCGGATCGTCAGAGCCGACAGCCTGACCTATAACCGGCGCGACGGCATCGTTACCGCACAGGGCAATGTGGCCATGGTCGAGCCCGACGGTTCGGTCATGTTCGCGAGCTACGCCCAGCTGGACGAAGGCTTTGCGAAAGGCATCGCCCGCGACCTCAAGGCCCGACTGGCGGACCAGACGCTTCTGGTCGCGGCCGGCAGCACCCGCGAAGGCCGCTTCACACAGATGGACAAAGCGGCCTACACCGCCTGCGAACTCTGCGAGGACAAGCCTGACCGGCCGGCGCTCTGGCAGATCAAGGCCGATAAGGTCACCCATGACGAGCAGACCCGCGACATCGTCTATCGTGATGCGACGCTGGAATTGCTGGGCGTACCGATCGCCTATACGCCCTATTTCAGCCATCCGGATCCCACGGTCGATCGCCGGAGCGGTATGCTGGCGCCAACCTATCGCTCCAACAGCACACTCGGCAGCCGGATCGACATCCCTTACCATATTGTGATCGATCCCACGACCGATGCCACGATCACGCCGATGTGGACGACCGACCAAGGATCAGGCCTCAGCGCGGAATACCGCCGGGCCCTGGATAACGGCGCCTACTCGCTGGAAGGCATGATCGCGGATGCAACGGATGATGTCGCCCGCGACAATGTCCGTGGCTATATCGCCGGTCGTGGACGCTTCGACCTGAACGATACCTGGCGCTGGGGATTTGACGGCATCTGGGCCGGGGACGACACGGTGCTGCGCGTCTACGACATCACCAACCGCGAAACCCTGACCTCGACGCTCTACGCCGAAGAGCTGAACGGCCGGGACTACGCCCAGATTGCCGGCTACTGGTTCCAGGGGCTCCGCAATACGCAGAGACAATCCGAACTGCCGACGGCCCTGCCGATGGCGCAGTGGAGCCGGCTGGGTGCCCCCGGTACAGCCCCTCTCGGCGGTCAGTGGCGGATGGAGTCCAGCTTCGCCGGTCTGTCGCGCCAGGATGGGACCGACAGCTACCGCGCCACGGTGGGCGGCGGATGGAATCGCAGCTATATCGGCGGCGAAGGTGGCATCTATACGCTGACCGCCAATCTGCGCGGCGACGGCTATGTCGTCGACGATCTGACTGAGGACGGCCGCAGCTTCAATGGCACAGCCGGCCGCATTCTGCCAGAGATCGCGCTGGACTGGCGCCTGCCCATGGTTCGCTCCGACGGCGAAACCCGTCAGATGATCGAGCCGATCGTCATGGGTGTGATCAGCCCCTATGGCGGCAATTCGTGGAAGATCCCGAACGAGGACAGCCGCGATTTCGAGTTCGACGAGACCAACCTGTTCTCCACCCAGCGTTTCTCGGGCTATGACCGGGTCGAAGGTGGGCCGCGGGTGAGCTACGGGCTGCGGGTCGGCCACTATACCGGGGATGGCGGACAGATTACCGGCCTTGTGGGTCAGTCTCTCAGGGCCAGAGCCGACGACACCTTCGCGCCCGGCAGCGGACTTGAAGACAAGGTCTCGGATTATGTCGGCCGGGTGGTCGTGACCCCTGGTCCGAACCTCGATCTCTATTATCGTTTCCGCTTCGACAAGGATACGCTGGAGCCCCGCCGCACCGATCTGGGCGCTGCCTGGATCGTCGATCGGGCAAGCTTCGATCTGTCGTACACGCTTCTCAGAGCTGACGAGCGGGAAGTCACCGACGATTACACCGACCGCGAAGAGGTGTATTTCAGCGCCGGCTACGACATCACCGATGATTACAAGATCTTCGGCAGCCTGCGCCGCGATCTGGAGAATGACCGCTCGATCAGTCACGGGGCGGGCTTCGCCGTCGATCTAGAAAACTGCCTCTACATCGTTTCCGAAGTCCGGCGCAGCTTCTCGCGCGACCGCGACATCCAGCCGTCGACCGACGTGCTGGTCCGCGTGGTGCTGCGCACCTTGGGCGGAACCTACTGA
- a CDS encoding peptidylprolyl isomerase: MKPLRILLLAAFAGTTALGGVAATGPGTALAQTAGRVAAVVNDDIVSVFDLTARMDMVIRTSQLPDDQQTRQRLAPQILRQLIDERLQLQAARRLGLNVSADELSRAEAQIETRNNFAPGTLEQGLRAQGIVPSTVIDRLRSEIAWEKVVAREVRPRIVVGEDEINAVLDRIRANAGQTEYRVLEIVLSVPDPQREAEVRQNAERLLEQLKAGAPFTALAREFSDGVTAQQSGDVGWVLPGQLAPEIDAFLANAQAGTVSMPIRTPEGYHIVAVADTRKVTGGDASQIEMALKQIALETGDDPAAQRAASERLQAATADLSSCEAVEGIATELGADPTTDLGRLKVGDLAPALRQAVINLGSGEVSAPITGGGMVRVLVVCDRSGDIAGLPDRDTIREALIRQRLDTMAQRHLHDLRRQAFIDVRV; encoded by the coding sequence ATGAAGCCCTTGCGCATTCTGCTCCTGGCCGCCTTCGCCGGTACCACCGCATTGGGCGGGGTGGCGGCGACAGGGCCCGGCACGGCGCTCGCGCAGACGGCGGGCCGGGTCGCGGCCGTCGTCAATGACGATATCGTCTCGGTGTTCGATCTGACCGCCCGCATGGACATGGTCATCAGGACCTCTCAGCTGCCGGACGATCAGCAGACCCGTCAGCGCCTCGCGCCGCAGATCCTGCGCCAGCTGATCGACGAGCGTCTTCAGCTTCAGGCGGCACGCCGCCTGGGCCTGAATGTGAGCGCCGACGAGCTGTCGCGCGCCGAGGCGCAGATCGAAACCCGCAACAACTTCGCGCCCGGGACCCTGGAACAGGGGCTGCGGGCTCAGGGCATCGTGCCCTCGACGGTGATCGACCGTCTGCGGTCGGAGATCGCCTGGGAAAAAGTGGTCGCGCGTGAGGTGCGGCCGCGGATCGTGGTCGGCGAGGACGAGATCAACGCGGTGCTCGATCGCATCCGCGCCAATGCCGGCCAGACCGAGTATCGCGTGCTCGAAATCGTGCTGAGCGTGCCCGACCCGCAGCGCGAGGCCGAGGTGCGCCAGAATGCCGAACGGTTGCTTGAACAGCTGAAGGCAGGCGCCCCCTTTACAGCGCTGGCCCGCGAGTTCTCTGATGGCGTCACCGCCCAGCAGTCTGGCGATGTCGGCTGGGTTCTGCCCGGTCAGCTGGCGCCGGAGATCGACGCCTTCCTTGCCAATGCGCAGGCCGGCACCGTATCAATGCCGATTCGCACGCCCGAGGGCTATCACATCGTGGCGGTCGCCGACACTCGCAAGGTCACTGGCGGTGATGCATCCCAGATCGAGATGGCGCTGAAGCAGATCGCACTCGAGACGGGCGATGATCCGGCCGCGCAACGGGCCGCCAGCGAAAGGCTGCAGGCGGCTACGGCCGATCTGTCATCCTGCGAGGCCGTTGAGGGGATTGCCACGGAACTGGGCGCCGATCCCACCACCGATCTCGGCCGGCTGAAGGTCGGTGATCTGGCGCCGGCTCTGCGTCAGGCGGTGATCAATCTTGGTTCGGGTGAAGTCTCGGCGCCGATCACCGGCGGTGGCATGGTGCGCGTGCTGGTGGTCTGCGACCGCAGCGGCGACATCGCCGGGCTTCCAGACCGGGATACCATTCGCGAGGCGCTGATCCGCCAGCGGCTCGACACGATGGCCCAGCGCCATCTGCACGATCTTCGCCGCCAGGCCTTCATTGATGTCCGTGTCTGA
- the pdxA gene encoding 4-hydroxythreonine-4-phosphate dehydrogenase PdxA, producing MSVSDDAARRPLAVTMGEPAGIGGELTLAAWLRRADLGLPVFLALDDPDRLTGIARRLGWQVPIREIASVDDASDAFDDALPVLKVRLPSPAMPGRPDPAHASAVVEALDRAVDLAMAGAIDGVVTNPIQKKTLYDAGFPYPGHTEYLAARCGGGMRPVMMIASPAIRVVPVTIHEALVRAVALLTPELIVETATITAEALRRDFGVARPRLALAGVNPHAGEDGTLGQEDIEIIAPAIDRLKAAGIDARGPLPADTLFHEEARAGYDAVLGMYHDQVLIPAKTLDFHGGVNVTLGLPIVRTSPDHGTALDLAGRGIARVDSLAAAIRLAGTMAAARRRLPLSA from the coding sequence ATGTCCGTGTCTGACGACGCAGCACGGCGGCCGCTGGCCGTCACCATGGGAGAGCCCGCAGGCATCGGCGGCGAGCTGACCCTCGCCGCCTGGCTGCGCAGGGCGGATCTCGGTCTGCCGGTCTTCCTGGCCCTGGACGATCCCGACCGGCTGACCGGGATCGCGCGCCGGTTGGGCTGGCAGGTACCGATCCGCGAGATCGCGTCGGTTGATGATGCTTCTGACGCGTTCGACGACGCCCTGCCCGTCCTGAAGGTCCGACTGCCGTCACCCGCCATGCCGGGCCGGCCGGACCCTGCCCATGCAAGTGCGGTGGTCGAAGCGCTCGACCGTGCAGTCGACCTTGCCATGGCAGGTGCGATCGATGGCGTGGTGACCAATCCGATCCAGAAGAAGACCCTCTACGACGCCGGATTCCCCTATCCCGGCCATACGGAATACCTCGCCGCCCGCTGCGGCGGCGGCATGCGGCCAGTGATGATGATCGCAAGCCCGGCCATCCGGGTCGTGCCTGTGACCATCCACGAGGCGCTGGTCAGGGCGGTGGCCCTGCTGACGCCTGAATTGATCGTGGAGACGGCCACCATCACGGCCGAGGCGCTGCGGCGGGATTTCGGCGTAGCCCGGCCACGGCTGGCGCTTGCCGGGGTGAACCCCCATGCGGGTGAAGACGGCACGCTCGGCCAGGAGGATATCGAGATCATCGCCCCGGCCATCGACCGGCTGAAAGCCGCCGGCATTGATGCCCGGGGGCCGCTGCCGGCCGATACCCTCTTCCACGAGGAAGCGCGGGCAGGTTACGACGCCGTGCTCGGCATGTACCACGATCAGGTGCTGATCCCGGCCAAGACTCTGGATTTCCATGGCGGCGTCAATGTGACACTGGGCCTGCCGATCGTGAGGACATCTCCCGATCACGGCACGGCGCTCGATCTGGCAGGACGCGGCATCGCCCGCGTCGACAGTCTCGCCGCCGCAATCCGCCTGGCCGGCACCATGGCCGCCGCCCGGCGCCGTCTTCCCCTTTCTGCCTGA
- the rsmA gene encoding 16S rRNA (adenine(1518)-N(6)/adenine(1519)-N(6))-dimethyltransferase RsmA, which produces MTSTPPAGTPAVHDTISALDALPPLRDVIAAAGLDARKSLGQHFLLDLNLTRRIAKLAEGRDGVAGRTVIEVGPGPGGLTRGLLAGPAARVIAIERDSRAVQALQPLIDACPGRFSIIEADALTVDPGALLDEIGDSGRCWIASNLPYNISTQLTVQWAERPERIAGMVLMYQKEVADRLTAPPGGKDYGRLSVLAQWRFSITKGFDIGPRAFTPPPKVTSTVLIFETRPEPLAPAELKALSTVTAAAFGQRRKMLRQSLKSLGDAEGLLAAAGIDPTRRAETVPVEGFCALARALTARDRL; this is translated from the coding sequence ATGACCTCCACGCCCCCGGCCGGTACCCCTGCGGTGCACGATACGATATCGGCCCTTGATGCCCTGCCTCCTCTCCGGGACGTGATCGCGGCCGCGGGCCTTGATGCACGCAAATCGCTGGGCCAGCATTTCCTTCTCGACCTCAATCTCACCCGCCGGATCGCGAAGCTCGCGGAAGGTCGGGACGGCGTTGCCGGTCGAACCGTCATCGAGGTCGGCCCCGGGCCGGGTGGGCTGACCCGGGGCCTGCTTGCCGGCCCCGCCGCACGCGTGATCGCGATCGAGCGCGACAGCCGGGCCGTTCAGGCCCTGCAGCCGCTGATCGATGCCTGTCCGGGCCGGTTCTCGATCATCGAGGCGGATGCCCTGACGGTGGATCCGGGGGCTCTGCTCGACGAGATCGGCGATAGCGGGCGCTGCTGGATCGCCTCCAACCTGCCCTACAACATCTCCACGCAGCTGACCGTTCAGTGGGCCGAGCGTCCGGAACGCATCGCCGGGATGGTGCTCATGTACCAGAAGGAGGTCGCCGACCGGCTGACCGCACCTCCGGGCGGCAAGGATTACGGTCGGCTGTCGGTCTTGGCCCAGTGGCGCTTCAGCATCACCAAAGGGTTCGACATCGGCCCGCGCGCCTTCACGCCTCCGCCCAAAGTGACCTCGACCGTGCTGATCTTCGAGACCCGCCCCGAGCCGCTCGCCCCTGCGGAACTGAAGGCCCTGTCCACCGTCACCGCGGCCGCCTTCGGGCAGCGTCGCAAGATGCTGCGCCAGAGCCTGAAATCCCTGGGCGACGCAGAAGGTCTTCTCGCCGCCGCCGGTATCGATCCGACCCGACGGGCCGAAACCGTGCCTGTCGAAGGGTTCTGTGCCCTGGCCCGGGCCCTTACGGCACGCGACAGACTCTGA
- a CDS encoding calcium/sodium antiporter, protein MTYLLLAAGLGLLFLGGELLVRGAVGTATRLGVSPMVIGLTLVGFGTSTPELVASLQAALAGAPGIAVGNIVGSNIANILLILGVSGLILPVIVNPAAFRRDGTALALATIAFIVACLGGELGRIAGVVFLVGLLGYTLYSYISDRRTNDAAAQMHAAEAEFVSGQPEVKGMSLPKGLLITATGIAGVMLGADFLVGSAVEIAREFGMSEAVIGLTLVAVGTSLPELVTSVMAAIRRHGDVAFGNVIGSNIFNILGIAGVTALVKPIPIPAEVLVLDLWAMAAATALLLFFSRTGWRIGRRESGIFLAAYLIYLAAQLSPGIRGALGLA, encoded by the coding sequence ATGACCTATCTACTGCTCGCCGCCGGCCTGGGGCTTCTGTTCCTGGGCGGTGAACTTCTGGTGCGTGGTGCCGTGGGCACGGCCACCCGCCTCGGTGTTTCTCCGATGGTGATCGGCCTCACGCTGGTCGGCTTCGGCACTTCCACACCCGAACTGGTCGCCAGCCTCCAGGCGGCTCTCGCCGGTGCGCCGGGAATTGCCGTCGGCAATATCGTCGGCAGCAACATCGCCAATATCCTGCTGATTCTCGGCGTCTCGGGCCTGATCCTGCCGGTGATCGTCAATCCGGCGGCCTTTCGCCGCGACGGCACGGCACTCGCCCTTGCCACCATTGCCTTCATCGTCGCCTGCCTTGGCGGCGAGCTCGGCCGGATTGCCGGTGTAGTGTTCCTGGTCGGCCTCCTCGGCTACACCCTGTACAGCTACATCTCCGATCGCAGGACAAATGATGCGGCGGCGCAGATGCATGCCGCTGAAGCCGAGTTTGTGTCCGGGCAGCCTGAGGTAAAGGGCATGAGCCTGCCCAAGGGTCTGCTCATCACCGCAACAGGCATTGCGGGCGTGATGCTGGGCGCCGATTTCCTGGTCGGATCGGCCGTGGAGATCGCCCGCGAGTTCGGCATGTCCGAGGCCGTGATCGGCCTGACCCTGGTCGCCGTCGGGACATCGCTGCCCGAGCTGGTGACCTCGGTGATGGCTGCGATCCGTCGCCACGGGGATGTTGCCTTCGGCAACGTCATCGGCAGCAACATCTTCAACATCCTGGGCATCGCAGGCGTAACCGCGCTGGTCAAGCCGATCCCGATTCCGGCCGAGGTGCTGGTACTGGATCTTTGGGCGATGGCCGCTGCGACTGCCCTGCTGCTCTTCTTCTCACGGACCGGCTGGCGCATCGGGCGCCGGGAATCCGGCATCTTCCTTGCGGCCTATCTGATTTATCTGGCGGCCCAGCTTTCACCCGGCATCCGCGGAGCGCTGGGGCTCGCCTGA
- the gmk gene encoding guanylate kinase — protein sequence MPPMTDTTTARRALHDRRRGLMLVLSSPSGAGKTTLSRRLLSQDDDITLSVSVTTRPMRPGEVDGVDYHFIDRPTFDRMVAEEALLEHATVFENSYGTPRAAVEATLADGRDVLFDIDWQGTQQLADRARDDLVTVFILPPSIAELERRLTTRAQDSAEVVAKRMAKAADEMSHYAEYDYVLVNEDVDRTLADLEAILRAERLRRRRRIGLSGFVNAMREGAGR from the coding sequence ATGCCGCCGATGACCGACACCACCACCGCACGTCGCGCCCTCCATGACCGCCGGCGTGGCTTGATGCTGGTGCTCTCTTCGCCTTCCGGCGCCGGCAAGACCACATTGTCGCGCCGCCTGCTGTCGCAGGATGACGACATCACGTTGTCGGTTTCGGTGACCACGCGGCCGATGCGGCCCGGTGAGGTCGATGGCGTCGACTACCACTTCATCGATCGCCCGACCTTCGATCGTATGGTCGCGGAAGAAGCATTGCTTGAACATGCGACCGTGTTTGAAAACAGCTACGGCACCCCGCGCGCGGCGGTGGAGGCCACGCTGGCCGATGGCCGCGACGTGCTGTTCGACATCGACTGGCAGGGCACCCAGCAGCTGGCCGACCGGGCGCGCGACGACCTTGTGACCGTCTTCATCCTGCCGCCCTCGATCGCAGAGCTGGAGCGCCGGCTGACCACCCGCGCCCAGGACAGCGCCGAGGTGGTGGCCAAGCGCATGGCCAAGGCGGCGGATGAAATGAGCCATTACGCCGAATACGACTATGTGCTGGTGAACGAGGATGTCGATCGCACGCTGGCGGATCTGGAGGCGATCCTGCGGGCAGAGCGTCTGCGTCGCCGGCGGCGGATCGGCCTCAGCGGCTTTGTGAATGCGATGCGTGAGGGGGCCGGTCGCTGA
- a CDS encoding YicC/YloC family endoribonuclease, with translation MALASMTGFARADAGDARYGWNWEVKSVNGRSLDLRIRLAPGFDQLEPVVRKVAQDRIRRGHVSVQLGLVTHARGARLRIDPEVADGLGDVLTELQRRFPKAKVPRLDGLLRVPGLLQMVEQEESEAVRAAREHAMTESLIAAFDRLVIARAQEGAALTRLLTEHVDAIEGLVTEAAGLAATQPATIRARLEEQLRSLLQDRAGAAEDRIIQEAAMLAAKADIREELDRLVAHVAQARELMAADEPVGRQLDFLAQEFNREANTLCSKSSDTALTRIGLALKTRIDQLREQIQNVE, from the coding sequence ATGGCCCTCGCCAGCATGACAGGATTCGCCCGCGCCGATGCAGGCGATGCCCGCTACGGCTGGAACTGGGAAGTCAAGAGCGTCAACGGCCGCTCCCTGGATCTGCGAATCCGTCTGGCCCCCGGCTTTGACCAGCTGGAGCCGGTGGTGCGCAAGGTCGCCCAGGACCGGATCCGGCGTGGCCATGTCAGCGTGCAGCTGGGCCTGGTGACCCATGCCCGGGGCGCGCGTCTTCGCATCGATCCGGAGGTCGCCGACGGGCTGGGTGATGTCCTGACCGAGCTTCAGCGACGCTTTCCCAAGGCAAAGGTGCCGCGGCTCGACGGTCTGCTGCGGGTGCCCGGCCTGCTGCAGATGGTGGAGCAGGAGGAAAGTGAGGCCGTGCGCGCCGCCCGCGAGCACGCGATGACCGAGAGCCTGATTGCTGCCTTTGATCGCCTGGTCATTGCCCGCGCTCAGGAAGGCGCCGCCCTGACCCGGTTGCTGACCGAGCATGTCGATGCGATCGAGGGGCTGGTGACCGAGGCTGCCGGTCTGGCTGCCACTCAGCCGGCGACCATCCGGGCCCGGCTGGAGGAACAGCTTCGCAGCCTGCTGCAGGATCGTGCCGGCGCGGCCGAAGACCGGATCATCCAGGAAGCCGCCATGCTGGCTGCCAAGGCCGATATCCGCGAAGAACTGGACCGGCTGGTCGCCCATGTCGCCCAGGCGCGGGAGCTGATGGCTGCCGACGAACCGGTCGGGCGTCAGCTCGACTTCCTGGCGCAGGAATTCAATCGCGAGGCCAATACGCTGTGCTCGAAATCATCCGACACGGCGCTGACCCGGATCGGCCTTGCCCTCAAGACCCGGATCGACCAGCTCCGCGAGCAGATCCAGAACGTCGAATGA